GTACCTTTGCTCCTTGAGCCAAATCAATAACCTTTTGTTTCATTTTATCTAATTCAATTTCGAATTGCTCTCTTGCAACCATAAAAATCCTCCCCCATACCCTTTCAAATATTAACCAAATCTTCCTGTAATATAATCTTCTGTCCGTTTGTCTTTAGGTAAAGAAAACAAAGTATCCGTATCTGTAAATTCAACTAATTCTCCATTTAATAAGAAGGCAGTTTTATCAGAAATACGAGCTGCTTGTTGCATATTATGCGTTACTATAATGATAGAATAGTTCTTTTTCAGCTCTTGAATCAATTCTTCTACTTTTAAAGTTGATTTAGGGTCTAATGCAGAAGTTGGTTCGTCCATTAAAATAACATCTGGCTCAATTGCTAAACAACGTGCTATACAAATACGCTGTTGTTGTCCACCTGAGAGGCTATAAGCATTTTCTTTTAATCGATCCTTTACTTCGTCCCAAATGTAGGCACCACGAAGGCTTCTTTCAACAATTTCATCTAGTATTTTTTTGTTACGAATACCATGAATCTTTGGTCCATATGCAATATTCTCATAAATAGATTTTGGAAATGGATTAGGTTTTTGAAAGACCATTCCAACATTTGTTCTTAAGTCTTCTACTTTAAATGACTTATCAAGAATGTTTTTACCTCTATATTTTATCGTTCCTGATGTACGGACATTAGGAACTAATTCTACCATTCTATTTAACGTTTTTAGATAAGTAGATTTTCCACAACCTGAAGGTCCTATAATCGCAGTGACCTCTTTTTCGTATATTGGTAAATCAATACTTTTTAACGCTTGCGTGTTACCGTACCATAAATTTAAATCTTTTGTATCATATACTATATTCGCATTTTCTTTCGTGTTTTCTGGTATATTCTCACTTGAGACAAATTTCATATTATTTTGATTCATTTTTGTAGCTGTACTCATTCCATTCACCCCTTTAATATCTTTGTTGGAACTTATTTCTAATAATAATTGCTGTAGAGTTCAAGATAAATAATAGTACCAATAATACAATGATTGTAGCAGATGCTAAATACGCATATTCTTCCATCAATGAAGAATCTAATGTCCAATAATAAATTTGCATTGGAAGTACTGTAAACTTATCAAATATACCACCTGGAAATGGTAGTAATAAAGCCGGTATTCCTAATACAACGAGTGGTGCTGTTTCACCAATTGCTCGAGATAGTGCTAAAATAGTTCCCGTCAAAATCCCAGGTAGTGATGCCGGCAAAATAATATTTTTTACTGTTTGCCATTTAGTTGCACCCATTCCAAATGAAGCTTCACTTAAATGTTTTGGTACAGCACGAATTGCTTCTTGACTTGATACAATTACTATAGGTAACACTAAGAGTGACATGGTTAGCCCACCTGCCAAAACTATATTTCCAAAATCCATCGTTCGTACGAAGATAGTCAAACCTAATATCCCATATACAATAGAAGGCACACCCGCTAAGTTTGAAATATTAGTTTGAATTATTGACTGTAAACGACCTTTTCTCGCATATAATTCATTATAAATCGCAGTACTGACACCCAAGACCATGGTTACTGGAATTACAACAGCCATTAACCAAAACGTACCAAGTACAGCACCCATAATACCAGCTCTATCAGGACTCGTTGATAGTTTTCCAGTTAAAAAATCTAGATTGATATAAGCAAGGCCTTGTGTTAACACTCGAATAATTAATACTGCAAGAACAACAAGTCCAAATAATGTTGATAATAAGAAAATTGTTTTCAATATATTATTTAAGATAATTCGAGACTTCATTTTTTTCTCAACTTGTTTCGTAGTTAAATGTTTCATTTAGTATTCCTCCCTATACCTACGAGAGACATATCTTGCAACGATATTCATTAGTAATGTAAAACAAAATAGAGTCATTGCAACTGCATATAAACTATAATAGATAGTTGAACCAGCAGGTGCGTCTCCACCAGAAACTTCCACAATATATGCTGTCATTGTTTGCATAGATTGCGTTACATCGAGGGTAAAGTTTTTAGAACTTCCACTTGCAATAGTTAAAATCATGGTTTCCCCTATTGCTCTTGAAATCCCTAAAACAAAGGATGCAATAATACCAGATAAAGCAGCCGGAACAATTACGCGAAAGGTTACTTCCAACTTTGTTGCTCCCAGTGCTAGTGCACCTTCTCTCATTGCGTTCGGAACAGAACTCATTGCATCTTCAGATAAAGATGCAATCATAGGAATAATCATAATCCCCATCACGATACCTGGGCTAAGTACGTTAGTTGCTTCTAAACCAGGTATGAATTCTCTTAATAGAGGTGTAACAAATGTAAATGCGAAGAACCCATAAACAATCGTTGGTATGCCTGCAAGCAATTCTAAAAGTGGTTTTAACGTTCTTCTA
The nucleotide sequence above comes from Paraliobacillus zengyii. Encoded proteins:
- the pstB gene encoding phosphate ABC transporter ATP-binding protein PstB → MKFVSSENIPENTKENANIVYDTKDLNLWYGNTQALKSIDLPIYEKEVTAIIGPSGCGKSTYLKTLNRMVELVPNVRTSGTIKYRGKNILDKSFKVEDLRTNVGMVFQKPNPFPKSIYENIAYGPKIHGIRNKKILDEIVERSLRGAYIWDEVKDRLKENAYSLSGGQQQRICIARCLAIEPDVILMDEPTSALDPKSTLKVEELIQELKKNYSIIIVTHNMQQAARISDKTAFLLNGELVEFTDTDTLFSLPKDKRTEDYITGRFG
- the pstA gene encoding phosphate ABC transporter permease PstA, coding for MKHLTTKQVEKKMKSRIILNNILKTIFLLSTLFGLVVLAVLIIRVLTQGLAYINLDFLTGKLSTSPDRAGIMGAVLGTFWLMAVVIPVTMVLGVSTAIYNELYARKGRLQSIIQTNISNLAGVPSIVYGILGLTIFVRTMDFGNIVLAGGLTMSLLVLPIVIVSSQEAIRAVPKHLSEASFGMGATKWQTVKNIILPASLPGILTGTILALSRAIGETAPLVVLGIPALLLPFPGGIFDKFTVLPMQIYYWTLDSSLMEEYAYLASATIIVLLVLLFILNSTAIIIRNKFQQRY
- the pstC gene encoding phosphate ABC transporter permease subunit PstC, encoding MANNSNLNKDNAVQVRELISKKRAGRSFSSIIEKAVPVLLFLIAMISLLTTIGILFTLLTETIHFFSRVSIIEFFTGTILRPLSQNPEFGILPLISGTIISSVIAMLVAGPIGIMTAIYLSEYATDRVRRTLKPLLELLAGIPTIVYGFFAFTFVTPLLREFIPGLEATNVLSPGIVMGIMIIPMIASLSEDAMSSVPNAMREGALALGATKLEVTFRVIVPAALSGIIASFVLGISRAIGETMILTIASGSSKNFTLDVTQSMQTMTAYIVEVSGGDAPAGSTIYYSLYAVAMTLFCFTLLMNIVARYVSRRYREEY